A single region of the Streptomyces sp. AM 4-1-1 genome encodes:
- a CDS encoding GNAT family N-acetyltransferase: MRIMPDLHIRFLDASVPPSWLEELRQFRARVLWEDGRRPEFRDAGDRFVDADPHDLTAYHFIMRDQSDRMVGCLRLALLERILATSQSLYIDPCTGELTMERYGCSPGQVYELGRFVMDPAWQRKGLGGVLLRAAAALGHETERRLIWAIAGTRDGQERVFRRCGWERVTEKPTTIPRYDDEVHLVATSTRPRHQI, from the coding sequence ATGCGCATCATGCCAGATCTCCATATTCGCTTTCTCGATGCGAGCGTGCCACCGTCCTGGCTGGAAGAACTACGGCAGTTCCGTGCGCGGGTCCTCTGGGAGGACGGTCGGAGACCGGAATTCCGGGATGCCGGCGATCGATTCGTGGACGCCGATCCGCACGACCTGACCGCGTACCACTTCATCATGCGCGATCAGTCGGACCGAATGGTTGGGTGTCTGCGCCTCGCACTGCTGGAAAGAATTCTCGCCACCAGCCAGAGCCTCTACATCGATCCTTGTACAGGTGAACTGACCATGGAACGCTACGGCTGTTCCCCTGGGCAGGTGTACGAGTTGGGCCGTTTCGTCATGGACCCCGCCTGGCAGCGGAAAGGTCTGGGAGGAGTCCTCCTCCGGGCTGCGGCAGCCCTGGGGCACGAGACCGAACGCCGACTCATATGGGCAATCGCCGGAACCCGGGACGGGCAGGAAAGGGTCTTTCGGCGCTGCGGCTGGGAACGCGTCACGGAAAAGCCGACCACGATACCCCGGTACGACGACGAAGTGCATCTGGTCGCCACTTCCACCCGGCCCCGGCACCAGATCTGA
- a CDS encoding acyl-CoA carboxylase subunit beta, whose protein sequence is MSEPEEIDTRTTAGKLADLRRRIDEATHAGSARAIEKQHAKGKLTARERIGLLLDEDSFVELDEFARHRSTNFGIEKNRPYGDGVVTGYGTVDGRPVCVYSQDFTIFGGSLGEVYGEKIVKVMDFALKTGCPIIGINDGGGARIQEGVVALGLFAEIFRRNVHASGVVPQISLIVGPCAGGAVYSPAITDFTVMVDQTSHMFITGPDVIKTVTGEDVGFEELGGARTHNTTSGVAHHMAGDEKDAIEYVKSLLSYLPSNNLSEAPAFPEESDLTATDEDRALDSLIPDSANQPYDMHTAIEHVLDDGEFLETQALFAPNILTGFGRVEGYPVGIVANQPLQFAGCLDINASEKAARFVRTCDAFNIPVLTFVDVPGFLPGVDQEYGGIIRRGAKLIFAYAEATVPLITVITRKAFGGAYDVMGSKHLGADINLAWPTAQIAVMGAQGAVNILHRRTIAAVADPDEAEATRAELIDDYEKTLLNPYVAAERGYVDAVIMPSDTRAHLVKGLRQLRTKRESLPPKKHGNIPL, encoded by the coding sequence ATGTCCGAGCCGGAAGAGATCGACACCCGCACCACCGCCGGAAAGCTCGCGGACCTGCGACGCCGGATCGACGAGGCGACCCACGCGGGTTCCGCACGCGCCATCGAAAAGCAGCACGCCAAGGGCAAGTTGACCGCCCGGGAACGGATCGGTCTGCTGCTCGACGAGGATTCCTTCGTGGAGCTGGACGAATTCGCCCGGCACCGCTCCACCAACTTCGGCATCGAGAAGAACCGCCCGTACGGGGACGGTGTCGTGACCGGCTACGGCACGGTCGACGGCCGTCCCGTCTGCGTGTACTCGCAGGACTTCACCATCTTCGGCGGCTCGCTCGGCGAGGTCTACGGCGAGAAGATCGTCAAGGTGATGGACTTCGCGCTGAAGACCGGCTGCCCGATCATCGGCATCAACGACGGCGGCGGCGCCCGCATCCAGGAGGGTGTGGTCGCGCTCGGCCTGTTCGCGGAGATCTTCCGCCGCAATGTGCACGCCTCGGGTGTCGTGCCGCAGATCTCGCTGATCGTCGGACCGTGCGCGGGCGGCGCGGTCTACTCCCCCGCGATCACCGACTTCACGGTGATGGTCGACCAGACCTCGCACATGTTCATCACGGGTCCCGACGTCATCAAGACGGTGACCGGCGAGGACGTCGGCTTCGAGGAGCTGGGCGGAGCCCGTACGCACAACACCACGTCCGGCGTCGCGCACCACATGGCGGGGGACGAGAAGGACGCCATCGAGTACGTCAAGTCGCTGCTGTCGTACCTCCCTTCGAACAACCTCTCCGAGGCACCCGCGTTCCCGGAGGAGTCGGACCTGACGGCGACCGACGAGGACCGCGCGCTCGACAGCCTCATCCCGGACTCGGCGAACCAGCCGTACGACATGCACACAGCCATCGAACACGTGCTGGACGACGGCGAATTCCTGGAGACCCAGGCCCTGTTCGCGCCGAACATCCTCACCGGCTTCGGCCGGGTCGAGGGCTACCCGGTCGGCATCGTCGCCAACCAGCCCCTCCAGTTCGCCGGTTGTCTGGACATCAACGCGTCGGAGAAGGCGGCGCGTTTCGTCCGCACCTGCGACGCGTTCAACATCCCGGTGCTGACCTTCGTCGACGTGCCGGGCTTCCTGCCGGGCGTGGACCAGGAGTACGGCGGCATCATCCGGCGAGGCGCCAAGCTGATCTTCGCGTACGCGGAGGCGACCGTCCCGCTGATCACGGTGATCACCCGCAAGGCGTTCGGCGGCGCGTACGACGTCATGGGCTCCAAGCACCTCGGCGCGGACATCAACCTGGCGTGGCCGACCGCGCAGATCGCGGTGATGGGGGCGCAGGGAGCGGTGAACATCCTGCACCGCCGCACGATCGCCGCGGTCGCCGACCCGGACGAGGCCGAGGCCACCCGCGCCGAGCTGATCGACGACTACGAGAAGACGCTGCTCAATCCGTACGTGGCGGCCGAGCGCGGATACGTCGACGCGGTGATCATGCCGTCCGACACCCGGGCCCACCTGGTCAAGGGCCTGCGCCAGCTGCGTACGAAGCGCGAGTCGCTGCCCCCGAAGAAGCACGGCAACATCCCCCTCTAG
- a CDS encoding acyl-CoA carboxylase epsilon subunit, which translates to MIKVVRGNPTPEELAAALAVVRARAAATAAVSSGAPAPAEQWSDPARIARAGRPRPGPRAWARTYWPG; encoded by the coding sequence ATGATCAAGGTCGTACGGGGCAACCCGACCCCGGAGGAGCTGGCCGCCGCGCTGGCGGTGGTCCGGGCGCGCGCCGCGGCGACGGCCGCCGTGTCGTCCGGCGCACCGGCCCCCGCCGAGCAGTGGTCCGACCCGGCCCGGATCGCCCGCGCGGGCCGCCCGCGTCCGGGCCCACGGGCGTGGGCCCGGACGTACTGGCCCGGATGA
- a CDS encoding class I SAM-dependent methyltransferase yields MDDPESVSQYDQGGATGHYFRAVYDLNARALSALLPPGGSLLDFGTGSGRALQHLLRGRPDIKVTGIDLSPVMLAAARATGAGDSSFSSFGSVEFVEADITSLPPDIVDRPWDAVSCLWTLHQLPGTDMLVSALRQMERVRRHCGAALWILDFQRLRNPATMPALLDTLEPVYPPRLRADGIASEAAAFRHSELRAALTTAGLADMRSSTSRPLPHLQSFWAPPAPPFPSDRKAQRWQLEDLTGRARTDARLLHRRFGHPGTL; encoded by the coding sequence ATGGACGACCCCGAGTCGGTCAGCCAGTATGACCAGGGCGGCGCCACGGGGCACTACTTCCGCGCGGTCTACGACCTCAATGCCCGTGCGCTCAGCGCGCTGCTCCCGCCGGGAGGGAGCCTGCTCGATTTCGGGACAGGATCGGGGCGGGCCCTGCAACACCTCCTGCGGGGCAGACCGGACATCAAGGTCACCGGAATCGATCTCTCCCCGGTCATGCTGGCGGCGGCGCGGGCCACCGGTGCGGGGGATTCCTCCTTCTCCTCCTTCGGTTCGGTCGAATTCGTCGAGGCCGACATCACCAGCCTTCCGCCCGACATCGTCGACCGGCCGTGGGACGCCGTGTCGTGCTTATGGACTCTTCACCAACTGCCCGGTACCGACATGCTCGTCTCCGCACTGAGGCAGATGGAGAGGGTGCGTCGGCACTGCGGGGCCGCGCTGTGGATTCTCGATTTTCAGCGGCTGAGAAATCCCGCCACCATGCCCGCGCTCCTCGACACCCTGGAACCCGTCTATCCGCCCCGGCTTCGCGCGGACGGCATCGCCAGCGAAGCCGCCGCCTTCCGGCACAGCGAACTCCGTGCGGCGCTCACCACCGCGGGACTCGCCGATATGCGCTCCAGTACCTCTCGTCCCCTTCCGCATCTCCAGTCGTTCTGGGCGCCGCCCGCACCGCCTTTCCCGAGCGACCGGAAGGCGCAGCGGTGGCAGTTGGAAGACCTCACCGGTAGGGCGCGTACCGACGCCCGGCTCCTGCACCGGCGCTTCGGTCACCCCGGAACCCTCTGA
- a CDS encoding nucleoside triphosphate pyrophosphatase: MARMTDQRRLVLASASPARLGLLRQAGLAPEVIVSGVDEDALSAANPTELALVLARAKAAAVAARPEAAGALVIGCDSVLELDGEALGKPADAQEATARWTSMRGRAGVLRTGHSLIDTADGRTASATASTTVHFGEPTDAEIAAYVASGEPLHVAGAFTLDGRSAPFVDSIEGDHGNVIGLSLPLLRRLLGELEISVTDLWV, translated from the coding sequence ATGGCCCGCATGACTGATCAGCGGCGTCTCGTGCTCGCCTCCGCCTCCCCCGCCCGTCTCGGTCTGCTGCGCCAGGCCGGCCTCGCCCCCGAGGTGATCGTCAGCGGAGTGGACGAGGACGCGCTGTCCGCCGCCAACCCCACCGAACTGGCCCTCGTGCTGGCCCGTGCCAAGGCCGCCGCGGTCGCCGCGCGCCCCGAGGCCGCGGGCGCGCTCGTCATCGGCTGCGACTCGGTCCTGGAGCTCGACGGGGAAGCGCTCGGCAAGCCCGCCGACGCCCAGGAGGCCACCGCCCGCTGGACGTCCATGCGCGGCCGGGCCGGAGTGCTGCGCACCGGCCACAGCCTGATCGACACCGCCGACGGGCGCACCGCCTCCGCGACCGCGTCCACCACGGTCCACTTCGGCGAGCCGACGGACGCCGAGATCGCCGCCTACGTCGCCTCGGGCGAACCTCTGCACGTCGCGGGCGCGTTCACGCTGGACGGCCGCTCGGCCCCGTTCGTCGACTCCATCGAGGGCGACCACGGAAACGTCATCGGGCTCTCGTTGCCGCTGCTGCGCCGCCTGCTGGGCGAGCTGGAGATCTCCGTGACGGACCTGTGGGTCTGA
- a CDS encoding biotin--[acetyl-CoA-carboxylase] ligase translates to MTPPDASHNRWSDLDRPPLDVPALRRGLLRPGSLWTSLDVVGTTGSTNSDLVARADALGEGAVLVAEEQTAGRGRLDRAWSAPPRSGLFFSVHLVPDGVPAERWGWLPLLAGVATATGLARAAGVDTALKWPNDLLVTVDGVERKAGGMLAERAGDGVVVGIGINVSLREDELPVPTAASLALAGAVSTDRLTLLRGVLRSLEHWYGKWRDAAGDATASGLQEAYTAGCATLGRRVRAELPGDRALVGEAVAIDGDGRLVLSTDDGLRAPISAGDIVHLRGAAGGLS, encoded by the coding sequence ATGACGCCTCCGGACGCATCCCACAACCGCTGGTCGGACCTGGACCGGCCGCCCCTCGACGTGCCCGCGCTGCGGCGCGGCCTGCTGCGGCCCGGCTCTCTGTGGACCTCGCTCGACGTGGTCGGAACGACCGGCTCCACCAACTCCGACCTCGTGGCGCGGGCCGACGCGCTCGGCGAGGGGGCCGTGCTGGTCGCGGAGGAGCAGACCGCCGGCCGGGGCCGACTGGACCGGGCCTGGTCGGCGCCGCCGCGCTCGGGCCTGTTCTTCTCCGTCCATCTGGTCCCGGACGGCGTCCCGGCCGAGCGCTGGGGCTGGCTGCCGCTGCTCGCCGGGGTCGCCACCGCGACCGGGCTGGCCAGGGCGGCGGGCGTGGACACCGCCCTGAAGTGGCCCAACGACCTGCTGGTCACGGTGGACGGGGTGGAGCGCAAGGCGGGCGGGATGCTCGCCGAACGGGCCGGGGACGGGGTGGTCGTCGGCATCGGCATCAACGTGTCCCTCCGCGAGGACGAGCTGCCCGTGCCGACCGCCGCCTCACTGGCACTCGCCGGGGCGGTCTCCACCGACCGCCTGACGCTGCTGCGGGGCGTGCTGCGGTCCCTGGAGCACTGGTACGGGAAGTGGCGCGACGCGGCGGGGGACGCCACGGCCTCCGGACTCCAGGAGGCGTACACGGCGGGCTGCGCGACGCTGGGGCGGCGGGTACGGGCGGAGCTGCCCGGTGACCGCGCGCTCGTCGGCGAGGCGGTCGCGATCGACGGCGACGGACGGCTCGTCCTCTCGACGGACGACGGACTCAGGGCACCGATCTCGGCGGGCGACATCGTGCATCTGCGGGGCGCGGCGGGCGGCCTGAGCTGA
- a CDS encoding GGDEF domain-containing protein, with protein MGGEEARLQAVVSLAQAMAAAQTPRDCWRAAALGARDALGGSFAALSVWERERGRLRVLVNAGERAEGEEEFPESETYPVHEFPEIAQFLHERWAGGGEPDAWVETADGAERDAAGTRPAHGSRPYCHQRVTALRRRGRGCCVVAPVVLHGRAWGELYVARPVGAPVFGRADADFATVLAAVVAAGVIQTRRLEEVRKLAFTDPLTGLANRRAVDARLDEAVEAHRADGTVVSLMVCDLNGLKRVNDTHGHEVGDRLLERFGSVLSLCGAILPDTLVARLGGDEFCLLAVGPEADAVVRVATEVCARAAGLEFGDGVACGVASTGDPIGPVHSARRLFRLADAAQYRAKASRSTRPVIAGRDGEVVRLADSPPKSAHDRRRLRGNRPKR; from the coding sequence ATGGGTGGTGAAGAGGCTCGGCTCCAGGCCGTGGTGTCGCTGGCACAGGCGATGGCCGCGGCCCAGACGCCGCGCGACTGTTGGCGGGCCGCCGCGCTGGGAGCCCGTGATGCCCTGGGTGGCAGCTTCGCCGCGCTCTCCGTGTGGGAACGGGAGCGGGGCAGGCTGCGGGTCCTGGTCAACGCGGGGGAGCGGGCCGAGGGGGAGGAGGAGTTCCCCGAGTCGGAGACGTATCCGGTCCATGAGTTCCCCGAGATCGCCCAGTTCCTGCACGAGCGCTGGGCGGGGGGCGGTGAACCGGACGCCTGGGTGGAGACCGCGGACGGGGCCGAGCGGGACGCGGCGGGCACCCGTCCCGCGCACGGCTCGCGCCCGTACTGCCACCAGCGGGTCACCGCCCTGCGTCGGCGTGGGCGCGGCTGCTGTGTGGTCGCGCCGGTCGTGCTGCACGGGCGGGCCTGGGGCGAGCTGTACGTGGCCCGGCCGGTGGGCGCGCCCGTGTTCGGGAGGGCGGACGCCGACTTCGCGACGGTGCTGGCCGCCGTCGTCGCGGCCGGGGTCATCCAGACGCGGCGCCTGGAGGAGGTCCGCAAGCTCGCCTTCACCGACCCGCTGACCGGCCTCGCGAACCGCCGGGCCGTCGACGCCCGGCTCGACGAGGCGGTGGAGGCCCACCGGGCCGACGGCACGGTGGTCAGCCTGATGGTCTGCGACCTCAACGGCCTGAAGCGGGTCAACGACACCCACGGCCATGAGGTGGGCGACCGTCTGCTGGAACGTTTCGGCTCGGTGCTCTCGCTGTGCGGGGCGATACTGCCCGACACCCTCGTGGCACGACTGGGCGGCGACGAGTTCTGTCTGCTCGCGGTCGGCCCGGAGGCGGACGCGGTGGTCCGGGTGGCCACGGAGGTCTGCGCCCGCGCGGCCGGTCTTGAGTTCGGCGACGGGGTCGCCTGCGGGGTCGCGTCGACCGGTGACCCGATCGGCCCCGTGCACTCCGCGCGCCGGCTGTTCCGGCTCGCGGACGCCGCCCAGTACCGGGCGAAGGCGTCGCGCTCCACCCGCCCGGTGATCGCGGGGCGGGACGGCGAGGTCGTCCGCCTGGCGGATTCCCCGCCGAAGTCCGCCCACGACCGCCGCCGGCTGCGGGGCAACCGTCCGAAGCGCTGA
- a CDS encoding ABC transporter ATP-binding protein — MRFESVSLRYTRRGPYVLDGIGLDLAPGTITAVVGGNGCGKSSLLKVAAGLVRPTAGSVRHRPPRIGYVPERLPSTMRLSARAYLLHMGRVQGLGTRAADRRGGELLDRLRVEGDIDAPISTLSKGNAQKVALAQAMLADPRLLVLDEPWSGLDTPTHRILMECLSEQRAAGVTVLLTEHRPGTVAASADAVHRLHRGRLIEQRPVPADPDGFDLTLGTPPTAEDSRATEDALGRLPGVSRVHADRGRVRLRTTETHRDAVLLTVLRQGYTVLTVHAAPPGEAQAGDADAVADPPGESR; from the coding sequence ATGCGGTTCGAGTCGGTCAGCCTGCGGTACACGCGTCGGGGCCCGTACGTGCTCGACGGCATCGGGCTCGACCTGGCGCCCGGCACGATCACCGCGGTGGTGGGCGGCAACGGCTGCGGCAAGTCGTCCCTTCTGAAGGTGGCCGCCGGCCTGGTCCGGCCGACGGCGGGCAGCGTCCGGCACCGGCCGCCCAGGATCGGTTACGTACCCGAACGCCTGCCGTCGACCATGCGGCTCTCCGCCCGCGCCTACCTCCTCCACATGGGGCGCGTCCAAGGGCTGGGGACCCGGGCGGCGGACCGCCGCGGCGGCGAACTCCTGGACCGGCTGCGCGTCGAAGGCGACATCGACGCACCGATCAGCACCCTGTCCAAGGGCAATGCCCAGAAGGTGGCCCTCGCGCAGGCGATGCTCGCCGATCCGCGCCTCCTGGTCCTCGACGAACCGTGGTCGGGCCTGGACACTCCGACCCACCGGATTCTCATGGAGTGCCTGTCCGAACAGCGGGCGGCGGGCGTGACCGTCCTGCTCACCGAACACCGGCCGGGCACGGTCGCCGCGAGTGCGGACGCCGTCCACCGCCTGCACCGAGGCCGGCTCATCGAGCAGCGCCCCGTACCGGCCGACCCGGACGGTTTCGACCTCACCCTCGGTACGCCCCCGACCGCCGAGGATTCACGGGCGACCGAGGACGCGCTCGGCCGCCTGCCCGGCGTCAGCCGCGTACACGCCGACCGGGGGCGCGTCCGCCTGCGTACCACCGAGACCCACCGTGACGCGGTTCTCCTCACGGTCCTGCGACAGGGGTACACCGTGCTCACCGTCCATGCCGCCCCGCCCGGCGAAGCACAGGCGGGGGACGCGGACGCGGTGGCCGACCCGCCGGGGGAGTCCCGGTGA
- a CDS encoding biotin carboxylase N-terminal domain-containing protein, which translates to MRKVLIANRGEIAVRVARACRDAGIASVAVYADPDRDALHVRAADEAFALGGDTPAASYLDMAKVLQAAKDSGADAIHPGYGFLSENAEFAQAVIDAGLTWIGPPPQAIRDLGDKVAARHIAQRAGAPLVAGTPDPVSGSGEVVAFAEQNGLPIAIKAAFGGGGRGLKVARTLEEIPELYDSAVREAVAAFGRGECFVERYLDKPRHVETQCLADTHGNVVVVSTRDCSLQRRHQKLVEEAPAPFLTQEQNAELYAASKAILKEAGYVGAGTVEFLVGLDGTISFLEVNTRLQVEHPVTEEVTGIDLVREMFRIADGEELGYDDPAVRGHSFEFRINGEDPGRGFLPAPGTVTAFRTPSGPGVRLDAGVESGSVIGPAWDSLLAKLVVTGATRRQALERAARALAEFQVEGMATAIPFHRAVVVDPAFTADPFRIHTRWIETEFVNTIKPFAAPADADGDEETGRETVIVEVGGKRLEVSLPSSLGMSLARTGLAAGARPKRRAAKKAGSAVSGDTLASPMQGTIVKIAVEEGQQVQEGDLVVVLEAMKMEQPLNAHRAGTVKGLTAEVGGSVSSGAVICEIKD; encoded by the coding sequence GTGCGCAAGGTGCTCATCGCCAACCGTGGCGAAATCGCTGTCCGCGTTGCCCGGGCCTGCCGGGACGCCGGGATCGCGAGCGTAGCCGTCTACGCCGACCCGGACCGGGACGCCCTGCACGTCCGCGCGGCAGACGAGGCGTTCGCCCTGGGCGGTGACACCCCGGCCGCCAGCTATCTGGACATGGCCAAGGTGCTCCAGGCGGCCAAGGACTCGGGGGCCGACGCCATCCACCCCGGCTACGGCTTTCTCTCCGAGAACGCCGAGTTCGCCCAGGCCGTCATCGACGCCGGACTCACCTGGATCGGTCCGCCGCCCCAGGCCATCCGCGACCTGGGTGACAAGGTCGCGGCCCGCCACATCGCCCAGCGCGCCGGCGCCCCGCTCGTCGCGGGGACGCCCGACCCGGTCTCCGGGTCGGGGGAGGTCGTGGCGTTCGCCGAGCAGAACGGCCTCCCGATCGCGATCAAGGCGGCCTTCGGCGGCGGCGGACGCGGCCTGAAGGTCGCCCGTACCCTCGAAGAGATCCCCGAGCTGTACGACTCCGCGGTCCGCGAGGCCGTCGCCGCCTTCGGCCGCGGCGAGTGCTTCGTGGAGCGCTACCTCGACAAGCCGCGCCACGTCGAGACGCAGTGCCTGGCCGACACCCACGGCAACGTCGTCGTCGTCTCCACCCGCGACTGCTCGCTCCAGCGCCGCCACCAGAAGCTCGTCGAGGAAGCCCCCGCCCCGTTCCTGACCCAGGAACAGAACGCCGAGCTGTACGCGGCGTCCAAGGCCATCCTCAAGGAGGCCGGATACGTCGGCGCGGGCACGGTCGAATTCCTCGTCGGCCTGGACGGCACCATCTCCTTCCTTGAGGTCAACACCCGCCTCCAGGTCGAACACCCGGTCACCGAAGAGGTCACCGGCATCGACCTGGTCCGCGAGATGTTCCGCATCGCCGACGGCGAGGAACTCGGCTACGACGACCCCGCCGTGCGCGGCCACTCCTTCGAGTTCCGCATCAACGGCGAGGACCCCGGGCGCGGCTTCCTGCCCGCCCCCGGCACCGTCACCGCCTTCCGTACCCCCAGCGGCCCCGGCGTCCGTCTCGACGCGGGTGTCGAGTCGGGCAGCGTCATCGGCCCCGCCTGGGACTCCCTCCTCGCCAAGCTCGTCGTCACCGGGGCCACCCGCCGACAGGCCCTGGAGCGCGCCGCCCGCGCACTGGCGGAGTTCCAGGTCGAGGGCATGGCCACCGCCATCCCCTTCCACCGGGCCGTCGTCGTCGACCCCGCGTTCACCGCCGACCCGTTCCGAATCCACACCCGGTGGATCGAGACCGAGTTCGTCAACACCATCAAGCCCTTCGCCGCCCCCGCGGACGCGGACGGCGACGAGGAGACCGGCCGCGAGACCGTCATCGTCGAGGTCGGCGGCAAGCGTCTTGAGGTCTCCCTGCCCTCCTCGCTGGGGATGTCCCTGGCCCGCACCGGTCTCGCGGCCGGTGCCAGGCCCAAGCGCCGCGCGGCGAAGAAGGCGGGCTCGGCGGTCTCCGGCGACACCCTGGCCTCCCCCATGCAGGGCACCATCGTCAAGATCGCCGTCGAGGAGGGCCAGCAGGTCCAGGAGGGCGACCTCGTCGTCGTCCTGGAAGCCATGAAGATGGAGCAGCCCCTCAACGCCCACCGCGCGGGCACCGTCAAGGGCCTCACCGCCGAAGTGGGCGGCTCCGTCTCGTCGGGCGCGGTCATCTGCGAGATCAAGGACTGA
- a CDS encoding enoyl-CoA hydratase-related protein translates to MTVTSEQRFGEFVVVRRHDDAGLEHVAELVLDRPGAMNAVSTEMARSIAAACDALAADSGVRVTVLTSTHERAFCVGADLKERNSFSDADLERQRPVARAAYAGVLELPMPTIAAVHGFALGGGYELALACDLIVADHTAVVGLPEVSVGVIPGGGGTQLLPRRVGAARAAELVFSARRVEGPEAWRLGMVDTLAEKGQDRAEALALARGIAANSPVGLRAAKRAMRSAYGTDLRAGLEVEDAAWRSVAFSRDRAEGVAAFNEKRKPQWPGE, encoded by the coding sequence ATGACGGTCACGTCGGAGCAGAGGTTCGGGGAATTCGTCGTCGTACGGCGGCACGACGACGCCGGACTGGAGCACGTCGCCGAACTGGTGCTCGACCGGCCCGGGGCGATGAACGCCGTGTCCACCGAGATGGCCCGTTCCATCGCCGCCGCCTGCGACGCGCTCGCCGCGGACTCCGGTGTACGGGTCACCGTCCTGACCTCCACGCATGAGCGGGCCTTCTGCGTGGGCGCCGACCTGAAGGAGCGCAACTCCTTCAGCGACGCCGATCTGGAGCGTCAGCGGCCGGTCGCCCGTGCCGCCTACGCCGGCGTGCTCGAACTGCCGATGCCCACGATCGCCGCCGTGCACGGCTTCGCGCTCGGCGGCGGTTACGAGCTGGCGCTCGCCTGCGATCTGATCGTCGCCGACCACACGGCCGTCGTCGGGCTGCCCGAGGTGTCGGTCGGTGTCATCCCGGGCGGCGGCGGTACGCAACTGCTGCCGCGCCGGGTCGGCGCGGCACGCGCCGCCGAGCTGGTGTTCTCCGCGCGCCGGGTGGAGGGACCCGAGGCATGGCGGCTGGGGATGGTGGACACGCTGGCGGAGAAGGGCCAGGACCGGGCCGAGGCGCTGGCCCTGGCGCGCGGTATCGCCGCCAACTCACCGGTCGGTCTGCGGGCCGCCAAGCGCGCCATGCGGTCGGCGTACGGGACGGATCTGCGGGCAGGACTCGAAGTGGAGGACGCGGCCTGGCGCTCGGTCGCCTTCTCCCGGGACCGGGCCGAGGGCGTCGCCGCGTTCAACGAGAAGCGGAAGCCGCAGTGGCCCGGCGAGTGA
- a CDS encoding adenylate/guanylate cyclase domain-containing protein, with product MTVDDTTSGAGEQPPSDPSVHSTPHHEVDHTAEPTDDPLAIRLEQLILGADRRYTPFQAARTAGVSMDLASRFWRAMGFADIGQAKALTEADVLALRRLAGLVEAGLLSEPMAIQVARSTGQTTARLAEWQIDSFLAGLTEPPEPGMTRTEVTYPLVELLLPELQEFLVYVWRRQLAAATGRVVQAADDEEMVDRRLAVGFADLVGFTRLTRRLEEEELGELVESFETTCADLVAAHGGRLIKTLGDEVLFAADDAGTAAEIALRLIEAMAQDDMMPELRVGIAFGTVTTRMGDVFGTTVNLASRLTSIAPKDAVLVDGAFAEELTRTGDAPASEAQAAEAAAAARKAREAREAGLTDGQEGDVPAPEPRYRYGLQPMWQRPVRGLGVVEPWLLARRVTP from the coding sequence GTGACCGTCGACGACACGACGTCCGGCGCGGGCGAACAGCCCCCGTCCGACCCCTCGGTCCACTCCACGCCGCATCACGAAGTCGATCACACGGCGGAGCCCACCGACGACCCCCTCGCCATCCGGCTGGAACAGCTGATCCTGGGGGCCGACCGCCGCTACACGCCGTTCCAGGCCGCCCGCACGGCCGGGGTCTCGATGGACCTGGCGTCGCGGTTCTGGCGGGCCATGGGCTTCGCCGACATCGGCCAGGCCAAGGCGCTCACCGAGGCGGACGTCCTGGCGCTGCGGCGCCTGGCCGGGCTGGTCGAGGCCGGGCTGCTCAGCGAGCCGATGGCGATCCAGGTCGCCCGGTCCACCGGGCAGACCACCGCCCGGCTGGCGGAGTGGCAGATCGATTCCTTCCTGGCGGGGCTGACCGAGCCGCCCGAGCCGGGCATGACACGCACCGAGGTCACGTACCCGCTGGTCGAGCTGTTGCTGCCGGAGCTCCAGGAGTTCCTGGTGTATGTGTGGCGGCGGCAGCTCGCCGCCGCGACCGGCCGGGTCGTGCAGGCGGCGGACGACGAGGAGATGGTCGACCGCAGGCTCGCCGTCGGCTTCGCCGATCTGGTCGGCTTCACCCGGCTGACCAGGCGGCTTGAGGAGGAGGAGCTGGGCGAGCTGGTCGAGTCGTTCGAGACGACCTGCGCCGATCTGGTCGCCGCGCACGGCGGCCGGCTGATCAAGACGCTCGGCGACGAGGTCCTGTTCGCCGCCGACGACGCGGGCACCGCCGCCGAGATCGCGCTGCGGCTGATCGAGGCGATGGCCCAGGACGACATGATGCCCGAGCTGCGCGTCGGCATCGCGTTCGGCACGGTCACGACCCGGATGGGCGATGTCTTCGGTACGACGGTGAACCTCGCCAGCCGGCTCACCTCCATAGCGCCGAAGGACGCGGTGCTGGTGGACGGCGCGTTCGCCGAGGAGCTGACCCGGACCGGAGACGCCCCGGCCTCCGAGGCGCAGGCGGCGGAGGCCGCCGCGGCGGCCAGGAAGGCCCGGGAGGCGAGAGAGGCCGGGCTCACCGACGGCCAGGAGGGTGACGTACCGGCGCCCGAGCCCCGGTACCGGTACGGCTTGCAGCCGATGTGGCAGCGGCCGGTGCGCGGGCTGGGCGTCGTGGAGCCCTGGCTCCTGGCCCGCCGGGTCACGCCGTAG